The DNA window CTCTCGCGTCAGGTCGAAAGCCGCGACGACAAGCATCCGCAGCTGTCCGATTTGCGTGAATCGGGTTCGATCGAGCAGGACGCCGACGTAGTGCTGTTCGTGTATCGCGAGGAATATTACATCAAGAACAAGGAGCCGGAGAAAGGCACGCCGGAGCACCTCGCCTGGGAAACAAAGATGGTCGAGGTTCAGGGCAAGGCCGAAGTGATCATCGCCAAGCAGCGCCATGGCCCGACCGGCACCGTCAGCCTTGCCTTCCAGGGCGAGTTCACCCGCTTCTCCGACCTTGCCGAGGAGCATCATTTGCCGGAAAGGTTCGAGTAGCTTTTGGCCGGCGTCGCAACCAAGATGCGGGATCATGGCGCTTTACGGCGCCCCCCTCTGTCCTGCCGGACATCTCCCCCACTTGGGGGGAGATTGGCTGTCGCCCATGCCGACGCTCTTTTTTGCGACGCTGAAAATTGGCGATGCCTAACGCGCAGTCCGATCTCCCCCTAGTGGGGGAGATGGCCGGCAGGACAGAGGGGGGCGCTGTCCCGCCGACTTATCTGTCGTCTGCCAAGGCAGCTTCCTTCTAATGGCCAAATCCCGCGTTCAATTCATCTGCCAGAGTTGCGGATCGGTGCATCAGCGCTGGGCCGGCAAATGCGATGCCTGCGGCGAGTGGAACACGCTGGTCGAGGAAGGCACTTCGGGCGGCATCGGCTCGGGTCCGGCCAACACGCGCAACGCCCGCAAGGGCCGCGCGGTGGTACTCACCACACTCTCCGGCGACATCGAGGATGCGCCGCGCATCATTTCGGGCATCGGCGAGCTCGACCGCGCCACCGGCGGCGGTTTCGTGCGCGGATCAGCGCTGCTGGTCGGCGGCGATCCCGGTATCGGCAAGTCGACGCTGCTCACCCAGGCGGCCGCGGCACTGGCGTCAAAAGGCCACCGCATCGTCTACGTCTCGGGCGAAGAGGCGGTCGCGCAGATCAGGCTGCGGGCGCAGCGGCTTGGCGTCGCCTCCTCTCCGGTGGAACTTGCCGCAGAGACCAACGTCGAGGACATCCTCGCCACCATTGCCGACGGCAAGCGGCCTGATCTCGTCATCCTGGATTCGATCCAGACGCTGTGGACCGACCTTGCCGATTCGGCGCCCGGCACCGTCACCCAGGTGCGTGCCGCCGCCCAGGCGATGATCCGTTATGCGAAATCCACAGGGGCGGCGATCGTGCTGGTCGGCCATGTCACCAAGGAAGGCCAGATCGCCGGACCGCGCGTCGTCGAGCACATGGTCGACGCCGTGCTCTACTTCGAAGGCGAAGGCGGGCATCATTACCGCATCCTGCGCACGGTGAAGAACCGTTTTGGACCGACCGACGAGATCGGCGTCTTCGAAATGTCGGACAAGGGCCTGCGCGAGGTGGCCAACCCATCCGAGCTTTTCCTTGGCGAACGCCATGCCAAATCGCCGGGCGCCGCGGTTTTCGCCGGTATGGAAGGGACAAGGCCGGTGCTGGTCGAGATCCAGGCGCTGGTCGCGCCGTCCTCGCTCGGCACGCCGCGCCGCGCCGTCGTCGGCTGGGATGGCGCCCGGCTGTCGATGATCCTGGCGGTTCTCGAAGCCCATTGCGGCGTGCGCTTCGGCAGCCACGACGTCTACCTCAACGTCGCCGGCGGCTACCGCATCTCGGAACCCGCGGCCGATCTTGCGGTAGCAGCGGCCCTGGTTTCCTCGCTCACCGGTCTTGCCCTTCCCGCCGATTGCGTCTATTTCGGCGAAATCAGCCTTTCGGGCGCCGTGAGGCCGGTTGCGCATGCGCAACAGCGCCTCAAGGAAGCCGAAAAGCTGGGTTTTGGAAGCGCGGTTCTGCCCTCGGGCAGCGGGGAACTGGCCGGGGGGATCGGTGCCGGTTCTTTCCAGCCGACCGAGCTTGCCGACCTCGTGGCACGCATAGCCGGCTCACGCCGAAGCCGCGTGGGCGAGGAAGACTAAGCAGACTGACGTTGGCAAGCCAACGTTTCGCCTGCTCATAATGCGGCTCATGGAGTGGGGCGAAAGACATGCCGATTACGCTGCTTGACGGAATTCTCGTCGGCTTCACTCTGGTCTCGGCGATGCTCGCCATGGTTCGCGGCTTCTCGCGCGAAGTCCTGTCCGTCGTCTCCTGGGCAGCAGCAGCGGCGGCGGCCTTCTTCTTCTACAAGCCGGTCCTGCCTTATCTGAAGCCCTACATCGAGAACGAAAAGATCGCCATGGCGGCTTCCGCCGGCGTCGTCTTCATCATCGCGCTGATCGTCGTCTCGGTGATCACCATGAAGCTCGCTGACTGGATCATCGATTCCCGGATCGGCGCGCTCGACCGCACGCTGGGCTTCCTCTACGGCGCCGCGCGCGGCATCCTGGTCGTCGCCGTCGCCCTGCTGTTCTTCAACTGGCTGGCCGGCGCCAAGGCTCCCGCCTGGGTCACGGACGCCAAGTCGCGACCGCTGCTCGAGCAGATCGGCGCCAAGCTCGAAAGCCTGCTGCCCGAAGATCCGGAAAACGCGATTCTGAAGAAGCTCAACCCGAATCAGCCGGCCGCAGAGACGCCCGCGGCTCCGGACGCACCGGCGGCGGACGCTCCAGCAGGTGCCGACGATGCCAACACGCCGGCGCCTGACGATGACGCCGCAACGCCGCCAGCGGACAACGCGCCGGCCAATCCGGCGCCGGCTGCACCGGCAAACTGACGCCGAAAACGGCGTCAGTACCTAACGATGGTGTGAACGGCTGCACGGCGCGCGTTGCTTTCGACGCGAACCCGCATTATATGGCGATTTTAGCGGAGCTTAAGATGGCAGACGCAGACGACGTGCTTTCCGCCGAGGCCGACGACCATTTCCACGACGAATGCGGTGTGTTCGGCATTTTCGGCCGACAGGATGCCGCGGCCATCGTCACACTGGGCCTGCATGCGCTCCAGCATCGCGGCCAGGAAGCGGCCGGCATCGTTTCCTATGACGGCAGCCAGTTCCATGTCGAACGCCATGTCGGCCTGATCGGCGACACCTTCACCAAGCAGCGCGTCATCGACAGCCTGCAAGGCAACCGCGCCATCGGCCATACACGCTACGCCACGACCGGCGGCGCCGGCATGCGCAACATCCAGCCCTTCTTTGCCGAGTTGGCCGATGGCGGCTTTGCCGTCGCCCACAACGGCAATTTGACCAACGCCATGACCGTGCAGCGCGCGCTGCAGAAGCAAGGCGCGATCTTCTCCTCCACCTCCGACACCGAGACGCTTTTGCATCTGGTCGCCACCAGCAAGGAGCGCGATCTGAACTCGCGTTTCATCGATGCGGTGCGGCAGGTCGAGGGCGCCTTCTCGCTGGTGGCGATGACGGCTAAGAAGATGATCGGCTGCCGCGACCCGCTCGGCATCCGACCGCTGGTGCTCGGCGATCTCGACGGTGCGTGGATCCTGGCCTCGGAAACCTGCGCGCTCGACATCATCGGTGCGCGTTTCGTGCGCGACCTGAAGCCCGGCGAGATGGTCGTCGTCACGTCCAAGGGCATTGAAAGCCTGTTCCCCTTCGAGCCGCAGAAGACCCGCTTCTGCATCTTCGAATATGTCTATTTCGCGCGGCCGGATTCGTCCGTCGAAGGCCGCAACGTCTATGAGGTGCGCAAGCGCATCGGCGCAGAACTGGCGGTCGAAAGCCCGGTCGAGGCCGATATCGTCGTGCCGGTGCCGGATTCGGGCACACCGGCAGCGATCGGCTTTTCCCAGGCGGCCGGCATTCCCTTCGAGCTCGGCATCATCCGCAACCATTATGTCGGCCGCACCTTCATCCAGCCCGGCGATTCGATCCGCCATATGGGCGTCAAGCTGAAGCACAATGCCAACCGCCGCATGATCGAGGGCAAGCGCGTGGTGCTGGTCGACGACAGCATCGTGCGCGGCACCACCAGCCAGAAGATCGTGCAGATGGTGCGCGACGCCGGCGCCAAGGAAGTGCACATGCGCATCGCCTCGCCGCCGACACGCGCCTCCTGCTTCTACGGCGTCGACACGCCGGAAAAGTCGAAGCTTCTGGCATCGCGCATGTCGGTGGAGGAAATGGCCGAGTTCATCCGCGTTGATTCGCTCGGCTTCCTCACCA is part of the Mesorhizobium loti genome and encodes:
- the radA gene encoding DNA repair protein RadA, which codes for MAKSRVQFICQSCGSVHQRWAGKCDACGEWNTLVEEGTSGGIGSGPANTRNARKGRAVVLTTLSGDIEDAPRIISGIGELDRATGGGFVRGSALLVGGDPGIGKSTLLTQAAAALASKGHRIVYVSGEEAVAQIRLRAQRLGVASSPVELAAETNVEDILATIADGKRPDLVILDSIQTLWTDLADSAPGTVTQVRAAAQAMIRYAKSTGAAIVLVGHVTKEGQIAGPRVVEHMVDAVLYFEGEGGHHYRILRTVKNRFGPTDEIGVFEMSDKGLREVANPSELFLGERHAKSPGAAVFAGMEGTRPVLVEIQALVAPSSLGTPRRAVVGWDGARLSMILAVLEAHCGVRFGSHDVYLNVAGGYRISEPAADLAVAAALVSSLTGLALPADCVYFGEISLSGAVRPVAHAQQRLKEAEKLGFGSAVLPSGSGELAGGIGAGSFQPTELADLVARIAGSRRSRVGEED
- a CDS encoding CvpA family protein — its product is MPITLLDGILVGFTLVSAMLAMVRGFSREVLSVVSWAAAAAAAFFFYKPVLPYLKPYIENEKIAMAASAGVVFIIALIVVSVITMKLADWIIDSRIGALDRTLGFLYGAARGILVVAVALLFFNWLAGAKAPAWVTDAKSRPLLEQIGAKLESLLPEDPENAILKKLNPNQPAAETPAAPDAPAADAPAGADDANTPAPDDDAATPPADNAPANPAPAAPAN
- a CDS encoding amidophosphoribosyltransferase, whose amino-acid sequence is MADADDVLSAEADDHFHDECGVFGIFGRQDAAAIVTLGLHALQHRGQEAAGIVSYDGSQFHVERHVGLIGDTFTKQRVIDSLQGNRAIGHTRYATTGGAGMRNIQPFFAELADGGFAVAHNGNLTNAMTVQRALQKQGAIFSSTSDTETLLHLVATSKERDLNSRFIDAVRQVEGAFSLVAMTAKKMIGCRDPLGIRPLVLGDLDGAWILASETCALDIIGARFVRDLKPGEMVVVTSKGIESLFPFEPQKTRFCIFEYVYFARPDSSVEGRNVYEVRKRIGAELAVESPVEADIVVPVPDSGTPAAIGFSQAAGIPFELGIIRNHYVGRTFIQPGDSIRHMGVKLKHNANRRMIEGKRVVLVDDSIVRGTTSQKIVQMVRDAGAKEVHMRIASPPTRASCFYGVDTPEKSKLLASRMSVEEMAEFIRVDSLGFLTIDGLYRAVGEASRDNDQPQFCDACFTGQYPTRLLDFEGHDNVRTLSLLATSGT